A stretch of Prosthecochloris marina DNA encodes these proteins:
- a CDS encoding ATP-binding cassette domain-containing protein — protein sequence MGHLFLQFQNVSFTYQTALEPLFEDVSVHATRGWTGIVGPNGSGKTTFLKLATGQLQPNAGRIDCPPLSRYCPQRTDSMPNDFGNFIRTTEKQAYVIRNNLGVQDDWYERWETLSHGERKRAQIAVTLWQEPDLLAIDEPTNHVDSDARKILVQALFAFQGVGLLVSHDRDLLDSLCQQCLFIDPPNVIVRPNGYSQGMQVAAEERKAREKDYALKKKAFKKIKREAGRRRHMANQYDKKRSKKDIAAHDHDAKQKIDLVRISGKDIVGGKLLRQLDGRLAQAEQAMRDVHVKKEYDLGIWLPGSISKRHMLLNCPPGKLRLGDKKTLQYQELIIHSTDRIAVTGPNGAGKSTLLRYILTYLNVPKEHLTYVPQEIDIQRSQETLARVRELSTEQLGQVMNIISRLGSRPHRLLESTTPSPGETRKLLLALGMMNLPHIIVLDEPTNHMDLPSIECLEAALVECPCALLLISHDQRFLSRLTTISWKISSGSDSGATYTLSVK from the coding sequence ATGGGCCACCTGTTTTTACAATTTCAAAACGTGAGTTTCACCTATCAGACGGCTCTTGAACCCTTGTTTGAAGATGTTTCAGTACATGCGACACGAGGATGGACAGGTATCGTAGGGCCGAACGGGTCAGGAAAAACAACATTTCTGAAATTGGCAACAGGGCAGTTGCAGCCAAATGCAGGACGGATCGATTGCCCTCCATTGTCACGTTACTGTCCACAGCGGACTGACAGCATGCCGAATGATTTCGGGAATTTTATAAGGACCACAGAAAAACAAGCGTATGTTATCCGGAATAATCTTGGTGTTCAGGACGATTGGTATGAGCGATGGGAAACGTTATCGCATGGCGAACGTAAGCGAGCTCAGATAGCCGTTACCTTATGGCAAGAGCCTGATTTGCTGGCAATTGATGAGCCGACCAACCATGTGGATAGCGATGCGCGTAAAATTCTCGTTCAGGCGCTTTTCGCATTTCAGGGCGTGGGCCTGCTCGTGAGCCATGACCGTGATTTATTGGACTCGCTTTGTCAGCAATGTTTGTTCATCGATCCGCCAAATGTGATTGTAAGACCGAATGGTTATTCACAAGGCATGCAGGTTGCTGCTGAAGAACGCAAAGCGAGAGAAAAAGACTACGCTTTGAAAAAAAAGGCTTTTAAAAAAATCAAACGTGAAGCCGGACGAAGACGGCACATGGCTAATCAATACGATAAAAAACGTTCAAAAAAAGATATTGCCGCTCATGATCATGATGCCAAACAGAAAATCGATTTAGTTCGCATTTCCGGTAAAGATATTGTTGGCGGAAAATTGTTGCGGCAGTTGGATGGGCGTTTGGCGCAGGCGGAGCAGGCAATGCGGGATGTACACGTGAAAAAGGAATATGATTTGGGTATTTGGTTACCTGGTTCAATTTCCAAACGTCATATGCTCCTCAACTGTCCGCCGGGTAAGTTGCGGCTTGGGGATAAAAAGACATTGCAATATCAGGAACTCATTATTCATTCCACTGATCGCATAGCTGTCACAGGACCCAATGGTGCAGGTAAAAGCACGCTTTTGCGCTACATACTAACATATCTCAATGTCCCCAAAGAACATTTGACATATGTGCCTCAGGAGATTGATATACAACGTTCGCAAGAAACACTGGCCCGGGTTCGAGAGTTGTCAACCGAGCAGTTAGGGCAGGTGATGAACATTATCAGCCGTTTGGGATCGCGTCCTCATCGTTTGTTGGAAAGCACCACACCCAGTCCTGGTGAAACCAGAAAGCTTTTGCTTGCACTGGGCATGATGAACCTTCCTCATATCATCGTACTGGATGAGCCGACCAACCACATGGATCTGCCTTCGATTGAATGTCTTGAAGCGGCCTTGGTCGAATGCCCTTGCGCGTTGCTGCTGATCAGCCACGATCAGCGGTTTTTGAGCAGGTTGACTACCATCAGCTGGAAAATATCTTCCGGATCTGACAGTGGGGCGACTTACACATTGAGTGTGAAATAG
- a CDS encoding NifB/NifX family molybdenum-iron cluster-binding protein: MIVAVPLETSKGLDSQICEHFGSAPLYAVCNMDSGRLRIMENSNSTHEHGQCNPVDVFAQNSVDAVLCKGIGGRALIKLKMLDIEVFVAGGLSTLSEALESYKKGLMRRVESEDACQAHDCH, translated from the coding sequence ATGATAGTTGCGGTACCATTGGAAACAAGTAAAGGGCTGGATTCGCAGATTTGCGAACATTTTGGAAGTGCGCCGTTGTATGCTGTCTGTAATATGGATTCGGGAAGGCTTCGGATAATGGAGAATTCCAACAGCACCCATGAGCATGGACAATGCAACCCGGTAGATGTTTTTGCGCAAAACAGTGTCGATGCGGTTTTGTGCAAAGGTATCGGTGGTCGTGCTCTCATTAAGCTGAAAATGCTCGATATTGAAGTGTTTGTTGCCGGTGGTCTTTCTACACTTTCCGAAGCACTCGAGAGTTATAAAAAAGGATTGATGCGCAGGGTAGAGAGTGAGGATGCCTGTCAGGCTCATGATTGCCATTAG